TAAGTCTCAAAAACAATTTTCAGCCCAGAGACAAGTTCTGGTCACACGATGCACTTGCTGAGATCCGGTCGTTTGACCATTTGCCCTATAGTATGCAGTGTTCCGCTCTCAGGAAGAACGGTCACGTTGTCATCAAGGGCAGGCCTTGCAAGATCGTTGACATGTCCACTTCCAAGACTGGTAAGCACGGTCACGCTAAGGTCCACCTTGTCGCCATCGACGTGAGTTTCCTTATTGAGCCGGTATTTGCTCGCATCGCAATCGGGCTTGGATGCTAACGGCAAATGTAATTAGATCTTCACCGGCAAGAAGCTTGAAGACATTTCTCCCTCCACCCACAACATGGACGTCCCCAACGTCAGGAGGCAGGAATTCCAGCTCCTTGACATCCAGGACGGTTTCCTCAACTTGATGGACTCTGACGGTGGTTCCAAGGACGACGTCAAGGTCCCCGACACCGAGATTGGTCAACAGATCTCTGCTGACTTTGAGGCTGGCAAGGACCTCATGgtcaccatcatctccgCCATGGGTTAGTCTTTTCTTCTATAATCTGTCAAGTGCTGTGACTGACAGTGTGGTATAGACGAGGAGCAGGCCATCTCCTACAAGGAGGCTCCCGCCAACTAAGCGTCCCGCATACCTTACCACCTTCTTACCTCCATAACCTCTATAAAAGCCTT
The window above is part of the Cryptococcus tetragattii IND107 chromosome 10, whole genome shotgun sequence genome. Proteins encoded here:
- a CDS encoding eukaryotic translation initiation factor 5A, producing MAEEEHHETFEATGAGASKTFPMQCSALRKNGHVVIKGRPCKIVDMSTSKTGKHGHAKVHLVAIDIFTGKKLEDISPSTHNMDVPNVRRQEFQLLDIQDGFLNLMDSDGGSKDDVKVPDTEIGQQISADFEAGKDLMVTIISAMDEEQAISYKEAPAN